A genome region from Arachis duranensis cultivar V14167 chromosome 6, aradu.V14167.gnm2.J7QH, whole genome shotgun sequence includes the following:
- the LOC107494546 gene encoding uncharacterized protein LOC107494546 — MRAALLWTINDFPAYGMLSGWMTAGRLACPYCMERTKAFQLKNGGKPSWFDCHRQFLPNNHMFRRNKDAFYKNRIERSEPPPRLTGEQIWNIVQNFDKISDVEQLEIEGYGSTHNWTKRSIFWDLPYWRHNLIRHNLDVMHIEKNVFDNIFNTVMDIKEKTKDNAKARMDLSLYCKRKNLELPKQSGGKIIKPKANYTFTLQQKRAICEWVKELRMPDGYVSNLGRCVDMKEGKLYGMKSHDCHIFMKRLLPIAFSSEQIWKPIIELSQFFRDLCSTSLREDVLNKLEENIPIVLCKLERIFPPGFFDSMEHLPIHLPFEALLGGPVQYRWMYPFERFLHHLKKKVKNKAHVEGSIVESYLIEEISYFCEYYFNQTSIDTKQNDEGDDSIEQNLSIFNLPGCFAGECKTRYLDDKEFSAAMNHILINCDEIKPYIDDEQVDQFIEAEFAKWFKNYVHDPLNNVTDSNIHSLAWGPLRIVKCWPIYKVNGFKFHTRSHSSGKSTQNYGICVKGTGYGEYENDFYGQLNEIIQVEYTGLPLKRVVLFKCEWFDPTIGKGTKVNKEYGIIQIRKNRRYGKYDPFIIAHKAIQVYFAPHPMRNTKEKAEWWFVFKTKARGEIEIETTEDFAYQEDGTNQFNNHISNDIDITVDLLDTNNEDMDEDENEDEDDDENNEDEDQNE; from the exons ATGCGAGCTGCATTGTTGTGGACTATTAATGATTTTCCTGCATATGGAATGTTGTCTGGATGGATGACAGCAGGCAGGCTAGCATGCCCATACTGTATGGAACGAACCAAGgcatttcaattaaaaaatggaGGAAAGCCATCATGGTTTGACTGCCACAGACAATTCTTGCCAAATAATCACATGTTTAGAAGAAACAAGGATGCATTCTACAAGAATAGAATTGAGAGATCAGAACCTCCGCCAAGATTGACTGGAGAGCAAATATGGAATATAGTTCAGAATTTTGATAAGATAAGTGATGTTGAGCAACTTGAGATAGAAGGATATGGAAGTACGCATAATTGGACCAAAAGAAGCATATTTTGGGATTTGCCTTATTGGCGTCATAATTTAATCCGTCATAACCTTGATGTAATGCATATTGAGAAGAACGTATTTGATAATATATTCAATACTGTCATGGACATCAAAGAGAAGACTAAAGATAATGCAAAGGCTAGAATGGATCTGTCATTATACTGCAAGCGAAAAAATTTAGAACTGCCAAAACAAAGTGGAGGTAAAATTATAAAACCCAAAGCAAACTACACATTTACCCTCCAGCAAAAGAGGGCAATATGTGAATGGGTGAAAGAGTTAAGGATGCCTGATGGATATGTTTCAAATTTAGGGAGATGTGTTGACATGAAAGAGGGCAAGTTATATGGAATGAAAAGTCATGATTGTCATATATTTATGAAACGTTTACTGCCAATTGCTTTTAGTTCAGAGCAGATATGGAAGCCAATAATAGAGTTAAGTCAATTCTTTCGAGATTTGTGCTCAACATCGTTACGAGAAGATGTTCTAAATAAGCTAGAAGAAAATATTCCAATTGTGCTATGCAAGCTAGAACGTATTTTTCCTCCTGGATTTTTTGACTCAATGGAACATCTACCTATTCATTTGCCATTTGAAGCATTGCTTGGTGGTCCTGTGCAATATAGATGGATGTATCCTTTTGAGAG GTTTCTCCATCATCTTAAGAAAAAAgtcaagaacaaagcacatgTTGAAGGATCTATCGTTGAATCATACCTAATTGAGGAGATTTCTTACTTTTGTGAGTACTATTTTAACCAAACTAGCATCGATACAAAGCAAaatgatgaaggtgatgattcaATTGagcaaaatttatctatttttaatttgcCTGGTTGTTTTGCTGGTGAATGCAAAACTCGTTATTTAGATGACAAAGAATTCAGTGCAGCTATGAATCATATACTAATAAACTGTGATGAAATTAAGCCATATATTGA TGATGAACAAGTTGATCAATTTATTGAAGCAGAGTTTGCAAAATGGTTTAAAAATTAT GTTCATGATCCTTTAAATAATGTAACAGATTCGAATATTCATTCCTTGGCATGGGGTCCTTTGAGAATTGTTAAATGTTGGCCTATCTACAAAGTCAATGGCTTCAAGTTTCACACAAGATCTCATTCAAGTGGAAAGTCAACTCAGAATTATGGAATATGTGTCAAAGGCACAGGTTATGGTGAATATGAAAATGATTTCTATGGCCAGCTTAATGAAATTATTCAAGTTGAGTATACTGGGCTACCACTAAAAAGAGTTGTACTATTTAAATGTGAATGGTTTGATCCCACAATTGGCAAAGGAACAAAGGTAAACAAAGAGTATGGAATCATACAGATTCGAAAGAATCGACGATATGGTAAATATGATCCGTTTATCATTGCACATAAAGCAATTCAAGTATATTTTGCACCTCATCCAATGAGAAACACCAAAGAAAAAGCAGAATGGTGGTTTGTATTCAAGACTAAAGCAAGAGGTGAGATTGAGATTGAAACAACGGAAGATTTTGCATATCAAGAAGATGgcacaaatcaatttaacaatCATATCTCAAATGATATTGACATTACTGTTGATTTACTGGATACTAATA ACGAAGATATGGATGAGGATGAGAACGAAGACGAGGACGACGACGAGAACAATGAGGATGAAGATCAAAATGAATAG
- the LOC107494561 gene encoding uncharacterized protein LOC107494561 isoform X1, giving the protein MSGSKKNKKHLSIKAQKSGNKEVISAHKTKFSHPKPTKSRAPIPSHVSKKPSALPPSSLQPPQKFKRNLLSSHADHTPSPSQSPAESPYCSPIQPQSFDNAPNNEQNLHHAHLSDENHQDESLAQEGELVTQEGLLKIEPFGNEFNPCTAVRHVTNAIKSKFSEFCPSWRHASEQMRDLWFTEFKKNCMWEPQHNARIRQIFEIKGSDRLRSLMNQERRNYSKDPNHVPKYIPEPVWRQLLHYFATDSKFKNWSAANTVNRASNAGSSMHTGGSISMGEHARRMEKATGVKPSLEEVYTKCHTKKDKSWIDERSEKAIGEFKKRKTELSQVALSLDNEGDVEASKEGLDIPDDYTVWNEVVTKGKKKAAFGLGSFGLDLSSKLDSRNCSKTSKDNLNIEQELHMWKEKAKEQEMINEEQKVKLKDAEHKLKDQGRQLKVQQKRIGSTEKTIHALYKKLNLPLPSTLSDLTEDELGTGSSDDNMSD; this is encoded by the exons ATGTCaggttctaaaaaaaataaaaaacacttgTCAATTAAAGCACAAAAGTCTGGTAATAAGGAGGTGATTAGTGCACACAAAACTAAGTTTTCACACCCTAAACCTACAAAATCACGAGCTCCAATTCCTTCACATGTATCTAAAAAGCCTTCAGCATTACCACCCTCTTCTTTGCAGCCACCacaaaaattcaagagaaatttACTATCTTCCCATGCCGATCATACACCATCACCATCACAATCACCAGCTGAATCACCATATTGTTCACCTATCCAACCTCAGTCATTTGATAATGCTCCTAATAATGAACAAAATTTACATCATGCTCACTTATCGGATGAAAATCATCAAGATGAATCTCTTGCTCAAGAAGGTGAACTTGTCACTCAAGAAGGGCTCTTGAAAATAGAGCCTTTTGGCAATGA GTTTAATCCATGTACTGCTGTTCGTCATGTAACAAATGCCATTAAAAGCAAATTTTCAGAATTCTGCCCTTCCTGGAGACATGCTAGTGAGCAAATGCGAGATTTGTGGTTTACTGAATTTAAG aAAAATTGTATGTGGGAACCTCAACACAATGCAAGAATTCGTCAAATTTTTGAGATTAAAGGGAGTGATCGATTAAGATCGTTGATGAATCAGGAGAGACGCAATTATTCAAAAGACCCTAACCATGTACCAAAATATATTCCTGAACCTGTTTGGCGTCAACTATTACATTATTTTGCTACAGATTCGAAATTTAAGAACTGGTCAGCAGCAAATACTGTGAATCGAGCATCAAATGCTGGAAGTTCCATGCATACTGGTGGTTCCATATCTATGGGTGAACATGCACGCAGAATG GAGAAAGCTACGGGAGTAAAACCTTCTCTAGAAGAGGTTTATACTAAATGCCACACCAAAAAAGACAAAAGTTGGATTGATGAAAGATCTGAGAAAGCCATT GGTGAATTCAAAAAGCGAAAGACAGAACTTTCTCAAGTAGCTTTATCCTTGGATAATGAGGGAGATGTTGAGGCATCTAAGGAAGGCCTAGATATACCAGATGATTATACTGTTTGGaacgaagttgtgacaaagggAAAAAAGAAAGCTGCTTTTGGTTTAGGTTCTTTTGGTTTAGATCTCTCTTCAAAGTTGGATTCTAGAAATTGTTCAAAGACATCCAAAGACAAtctaaatattgagcaagaaCTTCACatgtggaaagaaaaagcaaaggaGCAAGAAATGATCAATGAAGAGCAAAAGGTTAAGTTGAAAGATGCTGAGCACAAGTTAAAAGATCAAGGACGTCAACTAAAAGTTCAACAGAAAAGAATTGGTTCTACTGAAAAGACAATTCATGCTTTGTATAAAAAGTTGAATCTCCCACTTCCTTCAACCTTGTCTGATCTTACGGAAGATGAGCTTGGGACAGGCTCTAGTGATGATAACATGAGTGATTGA
- the LOC107494561 gene encoding uncharacterized protein LOC107494561 isoform X2, which translates to MSGSKKNKKHLSIKAQKSGNKEVISAHKTKFSHPKPTKSRAPIPSHVSKKPSALPPSSLQPPQKFKRNLLSSHADHTPSPSQSPAESPYCSPIQPQSFDNAPNNEQNLHHAHLSDENHQDESLAQEGELVTQEGLLKIEPFGNEFNPCTAVRHVTNAIKSKFSEFCPSWRHASEQMRDLWFTEFKKNCMWEPQHNARIRQIFEIKGSDRLRSLMNQERRNYSKDPNHVPKYIPEPVWRQLLHYFATDSKFKNWSAANTVNRASNAGSSMHTGGSISMGEHARRMGEFKKRKTELSQVALSLDNEGDVEASKEGLDIPDDYTVWNEVVTKGKKKAAFGLGSFGLDLSSKLDSRNCSKTSKDNLNIEQELHMWKEKAKEQEMINEEQKVKLKDAEHKLKDQGRQLKVQQKRIGSTEKTIHALYKKLNLPLPSTLSDLTEDELGTGSSDDNMSD; encoded by the exons ATGTCaggttctaaaaaaaataaaaaacacttgTCAATTAAAGCACAAAAGTCTGGTAATAAGGAGGTGATTAGTGCACACAAAACTAAGTTTTCACACCCTAAACCTACAAAATCACGAGCTCCAATTCCTTCACATGTATCTAAAAAGCCTTCAGCATTACCACCCTCTTCTTTGCAGCCACCacaaaaattcaagagaaatttACTATCTTCCCATGCCGATCATACACCATCACCATCACAATCACCAGCTGAATCACCATATTGTTCACCTATCCAACCTCAGTCATTTGATAATGCTCCTAATAATGAACAAAATTTACATCATGCTCACTTATCGGATGAAAATCATCAAGATGAATCTCTTGCTCAAGAAGGTGAACTTGTCACTCAAGAAGGGCTCTTGAAAATAGAGCCTTTTGGCAATGA GTTTAATCCATGTACTGCTGTTCGTCATGTAACAAATGCCATTAAAAGCAAATTTTCAGAATTCTGCCCTTCCTGGAGACATGCTAGTGAGCAAATGCGAGATTTGTGGTTTACTGAATTTAAG aAAAATTGTATGTGGGAACCTCAACACAATGCAAGAATTCGTCAAATTTTTGAGATTAAAGGGAGTGATCGATTAAGATCGTTGATGAATCAGGAGAGACGCAATTATTCAAAAGACCCTAACCATGTACCAAAATATATTCCTGAACCTGTTTGGCGTCAACTATTACATTATTTTGCTACAGATTCGAAATTTAAGAACTGGTCAGCAGCAAATACTGTGAATCGAGCATCAAATGCTGGAAGTTCCATGCATACTGGTGGTTCCATATCTATGGGTGAACATGCACGCAGAATG GGTGAATTCAAAAAGCGAAAGACAGAACTTTCTCAAGTAGCTTTATCCTTGGATAATGAGGGAGATGTTGAGGCATCTAAGGAAGGCCTAGATATACCAGATGATTATACTGTTTGGaacgaagttgtgacaaagggAAAAAAGAAAGCTGCTTTTGGTTTAGGTTCTTTTGGTTTAGATCTCTCTTCAAAGTTGGATTCTAGAAATTGTTCAAAGACATCCAAAGACAAtctaaatattgagcaagaaCTTCACatgtggaaagaaaaagcaaaggaGCAAGAAATGATCAATGAAGAGCAAAAGGTTAAGTTGAAAGATGCTGAGCACAAGTTAAAAGATCAAGGACGTCAACTAAAAGTTCAACAGAAAAGAATTGGTTCTACTGAAAAGACAATTCATGCTTTGTATAAAAAGTTGAATCTCCCACTTCCTTCAACCTTGTCTGATCTTACGGAAGATGAGCTTGGGACAGGCTCTAGTGATGATAACATGAGTGATTGA